The Lusitaniella coriacea LEGE 07157 region CTGGATTGAGAAGGGATGAGTGAAGTCTGACTGGGATGCGCCCCATTGCCGATTTTCCAGCGAGTAGAATAGACTCAACGCAATCAAAAATCTATCCGTATCGGGCGTGCAGCCAGTTAAAACCTACAGGTCAATGGGGGATCGTCCTGAATGTTGAAACGGATTTTCAAAAAATGCTTCGCTTTGCCTAGAGAACAGGGCGGTCGAATCGTTCATTTATTGCTGCTTGCTGTCTCGACGATGATGCTGAATGTGGTCGGATTGACAGTTGCGAGTTCTTTGTTTTTGAGTCATGTGGGTGCGGCATATTTGCCGCTTTCTTATATTTTGATGGGGGTGTTGTCGCTTCCTGCTTATACGTGGTTATCGCAGGTGGTCGATCGTTACAATCGCGTGCGTTTGTGTCAAGGGCTGTTGGGGTTGGGAATTTCGCTGACGCTGGGTTTGCGCTTGTTGCTCGATTTGGACGCGATCGCGGTTTACTATGCGTTGCATATTGGGTTTTATTTTCAGTGGATTTTGGTGCCGGAGGTGTTGTTTCCGAGTTTGGTTTCGGATTATTTCACGTCTTTGGATTGGAAGCGTTATGCGCCTTTTATTAAGATGGCGATGGCGTTTGGGGGATTGCTTGGGGGTGGCGCGATCGCGCTTTGTGCCACGCAGGTTCCACCGCAAGATATGCTGTGGTTTCTCCCGGTTCTGTATGGGGTGGTTTTCGTGCAGTTGGTTTATTTGGCGCGATCGCAAACACCCTTGGAAACTAACCCTCCAACCCAAGAACGCAGCGCCTTGGAAAGTTTGAAGTCTTTACCCAATTTGCTCAAACAGTATCCAATTATTTTCTTCCTTGCCAATAGCACTTTTTTCTACATCATTCTCTACAGCATTGCAGAATTTCTCTATCTGGGGATTTACGCGCGATCCTTTGCCAATAGCCAAGAATTGACGAGCTTTTTGGGTTTGATGCGCGTGGTCAATAATATACTGCCGCTGATCGTCCTCTACGTTTTCACGCGACCTTTAATCGGGCGTTGGGGCGTAAGTCGCATGAATTTGGTTTACCCTTTAACAACTCTGGGTAGTTTTCTCGGTTTAACGCTGAATTTCGGCTTGCCTGCGGCAATTTTCACGAATATCAATACGGATGGATTGGATGACAGTACCAATCAACCGATCCACAATCTCAATTTCAATGCAGTTCCTTACAATATTGTGGGGCAGGTGCGGACAATTTGTAATGGGTTGATGTATTCGGTAGGTTTGGCGATCGCGGGGACGCTGTTATGGTGTTCTAAATCGCTGCTAACTCCTTTGCAAATTGCGCAAATGGCAATCGGATTCAGCATTCTCTTTCTAGGGCTGCGCTACTGGATGGGGAAGAGTTATCTCCTGTCTTTGCTGACGATGTTACGGGCGGGATCGGTGAATTTGGAGGAAATTGGCGAAGGATTGACCCGCTTGCCCAATCGCTATAACAGCCAAGTACGAACGCTTTTGCAAAGCCGCGATCGCCAAGAACAAATTTTAGGGCTGGAATTGGCGCAACGCATCGATCGCCCCAGTCAATTTTTATTGGAAGTGGAAACCCTGCTGGGCGAATGTTCTGGGAATCTGGAAAATGCGATTCGCAAATTTTTCACCCAAAGCCACGATCCCGATCTGACGTTCTACCTGCGCTGTCAACTTAGTACGGAGAATGAAGCAATTCGATTAATTGTTCTCGAAGCATTAATTGCTCGCAAACAGCCTTTAACGGCACAGGAACTCCATCCCCTGGCGCGCAGTGATAATCCTAAAATCAAAGCCCTTGCCTATATTGCTCAACAACAGGCAGGGATTGCCGATGCTTCTCTCAAAGCGAGTTACGGGCTTTTTTGGCTGTCTGAGTTGGAACCGGAGGCGGCGAGTTTGGCAATCCGGGCAATTCGTTCCTGCGGAGATCGTCAATTTATTCCCTTACTCACCAATACAATTGCCGATGCGTCTTCGGAGATCAAGCGTCAAGGATTGGATGTTTTAGCTTCCCTCGCGCGTCCGGACGATGCTCATTTAGCGGAACTGGCTGCGGCAGAATTGACCGATCTCGATCCCCTAATTCGGGCGGCGGCGTTGAAGTTGTTGGGGGTGGCGCACAGTAACGATCTCTTGCCGCAAATTGCCAAAGCATTGGAACATCCGAACCTGGCAGTGCGATTGTGGGCGGCTTCTGCCCTAGCAACCTACGGAGAGCGTTGTTTGCCTTGGGTTGAGGGGTTGTTGCATTCCCATCGTTTGGAGGTGGTGGAAGCCGCGATCGCGGCGATTGGGAAAGTACAAACTCGCGCGGCGGAAGAGGTGTTGTTTAACTATCTCAAACCAGACTATCAATTGGTCAATTCCAGCGTGCGCTGGTTGCAACAAATTCCACGCGATTGCGCCCAATGGCATCCCTTGCAAATCGCCATTCAAGATTTTCACGATCGCTTGATTCATCGGGTTCTCTACATCCTGTCCAATCTAGATCGCGAGGGAACCTCAAGTTCGATTCGCCGCATTCTCAATACCAAAGATGTGCGCCTGCGAGCCAATGCCTTAGAAACCCTCGCGTCCTTCCGCTATCGCCGCTTTGTCGTGCCGATTTTGCCCCTTTTTGAGCCGCCAAGGGACGATTCTGACTCAAACACGCCTCTCGATCTCAAATTGTTACGTAAAAACGCGATCGCGTGCAGCGACCATTGGATTCGGATTGGTGCAATGCTGATGTACCACAAATATCCTCTCCCCCTTCCCGTTACGACTGACCCCGATCTTCTCTTACAAACAGTCTTGGAGATTCGACCGAAAACCCCTCACCTCGACGCTGAAATGGGGGAAGACTTTCTCGCGCAAACCCTCTTTCTTAAAACCGTTCCTTTCCTCGAAGCCCTTTTTCTTGACGAACTCTTGTTGGTCAATCGCGCGTTGCAACGAGAACAATTTTTGACCGAAGAGACAATTTGTACCGAAGGAACCCTCGGACGCGGACTCTATATTCTGTTTGAAGGCAGCGTCTTATTGAAAGCCCCCGTCCCCGCACTTCTTTCCCCATCCACAGTGTTAGAGGAAACTGCGATTTGTCTCAAACCCGGTCAGTATTTTGGCGAAATGAGTTTATTTGACGATGCACCACTGATTAATACCGCGATCGCGCGCGCAGACTGTACGCTATTGATCCTATCTCGCCAAAATTTTGAAGTCTTAACCAATCTCTATCCCAGATTGTTAATGAGTTTCTCTCCCCTCACTTGCTTGACGTAAACGAACCTCCTCGTCAGACAATACAAGTATCTATCGAGGAGGTTTATATCATGCGTTGCGCTATTTCCAGTCGGGCGGGTCAAGTCTTGGCACGGGGGTATCTATATATCCAAAAAGAGGATGACGGAGAACTGCGCCTCAACTTTGAAAGCGATCGCGGGACTTTAATTGAAGGGGGAATTATCGAACCCGATGGCAACATGAACCGCGCCTCACAAACCTTGATGGAT contains the following coding sequences:
- a CDS encoding cyclic nucleotide-binding domain-containing protein, translated to MLKRIFKKCFALPREQGGRIVHLLLLAVSTMMLNVVGLTVASSLFLSHVGAAYLPLSYILMGVLSLPAYTWLSQVVDRYNRVRLCQGLLGLGISLTLGLRLLLDLDAIAVYYALHIGFYFQWILVPEVLFPSLVSDYFTSLDWKRYAPFIKMAMAFGGLLGGGAIALCATQVPPQDMLWFLPVLYGVVFVQLVYLARSQTPLETNPPTQERSALESLKSLPNLLKQYPIIFFLANSTFFYIILYSIAEFLYLGIYARSFANSQELTSFLGLMRVVNNILPLIVLYVFTRPLIGRWGVSRMNLVYPLTTLGSFLGLTLNFGLPAAIFTNINTDGLDDSTNQPIHNLNFNAVPYNIVGQVRTICNGLMYSVGLAIAGTLLWCSKSLLTPLQIAQMAIGFSILFLGLRYWMGKSYLLSLLTMLRAGSVNLEEIGEGLTRLPNRYNSQVRTLLQSRDRQEQILGLELAQRIDRPSQFLLEVETLLGECSGNLENAIRKFFTQSHDPDLTFYLRCQLSTENEAIRLIVLEALIARKQPLTAQELHPLARSDNPKIKALAYIAQQQAGIADASLKASYGLFWLSELEPEAASLAIRAIRSCGDRQFIPLLTNTIADASSEIKRQGLDVLASLARPDDAHLAELAAAELTDLDPLIRAAALKLLGVAHSNDLLPQIAKALEHPNLAVRLWAASALATYGERCLPWVEGLLHSHRLEVVEAAIAAIGKVQTRAAEEVLFNYLKPDYQLVNSSVRWLQQIPRDCAQWHPLQIAIQDFHDRLIHRVLYILSNLDREGTSSSIRRILNTKDVRLRANALETLASFRYRRFVVPILPLFEPPRDDSDSNTPLDLKLLRKNAIACSDHWIRIGAMLMYHKYPLPLPVTTDPDLLLQTVLEIRPKTPHLDAEMGEDFLAQTLFLKTVPFLEALFLDELLLVNRALQREQFLTEETICTEGTLGRGLYILFEGSVLLKAPVPALLSPSTVLEETAICLKPGQYFGEMSLFDDAPLINTAIARADCTLLILSRQNFEVLTNLYPRLLMSFSPLTCLT